ACAAGCTGGCTCCTGTTAATTGTTCAAATTTGTCTTGAACATCTAATGGTAACGGTGCGGAACCACTCGTACATACTTTAACTGATGATAAATGGTATTTTTTAACATCAGGATGGTTAATTAAACCGATATACATCGTAGGTGCCCCAGGAAAAATAGTAATTTTTTGTGATTGTATCGTCTTTAATGTTTGTTCCGCATCAAATCTCGGTAGAATAACCATCTTTGAGCGAGCCATCACAGAATAATTCATTCCTACTGTCATGCCGTAGACGTGGAAAAAAGGAAGGACACAGAGTACAACCTCATTGCGGTAATCAAGTTTATACATCCATTTAATACATTGTGTCGTATTGGCCACAAGATTATTATGTGTGAGCATCACACCTTTTGCCACACCTGTAGTCCCGCCTGTATATTGTAAAAGAGCTAAATCTTTTTTTGGTTCAATATTAACTGGGATTAATTCGTTGTTAGCTTGTTTCAACAGATTTTTAAATGAATGAGTATAAGCAGTGTAATGAATGTTTGGCTTACGTTTCGTCATCTTATTTCGTTTAAGTGGATATATCATGTTTTTAGGAAAAGGTAAATAGTCATTCATTTTTGTGACAATAATGTGTTCAATAGCTGTATTCGATTTCACATTAATGACTCGTTCATAAACAAGGTCAAGACAAACAATCACTTTAGCACCAGAGTCAATAAGTTGATGTTCTAGTTCCCGTTCAACATATATGGGATTTGTCTGTACCACGACCCCTCCAGCTAATAGAGTCCCGTAATAGCTAATAACCGATTGCGGTGTATTAGCAAGCATTAGTGCCACCCGATCACCTTTTGTGACACCTAATGAATGCAAGCTATTGGCAAACCTCAGTGACGCTTCATATACCTCATTAAAAGTCATTTCTTTCCCCATAAAATAAAGTAATATTTTATCCGGCTCCTCTTCAGCGCCTTCTTTTAAATAATCTTGAAGCGGCTTATCATCGTAATGAATCTGTTTCGGAATAACATCCGGATACTGAGATAGCCAAGGCTTTTCGCTAACAGTTCCCATTTGAAACCTCCTAGTAACCCCTTTTTTCAAATGAGACATGCCTTCTCTCGTCACGATCAATGAGACAAAACGAACCTTAAATCAGTGGATTTTCGTTCCTTTCCCACTGATTGGTAGTTGAGTGAATTAGGACATTAGCGTCCGATATCTGTGCTACATAGAGACAGTAATACCTCTAAAAATACGCTAGTTAGAATGGTTTTCAGCTTTCTTTTTCTCCTCTTCTACAAGAACACGACGCAATATTTTACCGACCATCGTTTTAGGCAGTTCCTCTCTAAATTCATAATATTGAGGAACTTTGTAAGAGGCTAAATGCTGCCTAGCAAAGTGATCGAGCGCCTCTTCTGTCACGTTCTCCCCTTCCTTTGTTACAACAAATGCTTTTACCGTCTCCCCACGGTAAGGATCAGGAATACCGATTGCACAGACTTCTTGTATACTGTCATGTTCATAAAGAACTTCTTCAATTTCACGTGGATAAATGTTAAAACCACCTGCAATGATAAGATCTTTTTTGCGATCGACGATATAGAAAAAACCATCTTCATCCATATAGCCCATATCTCCAGTTAGAAACCATTCCCCTCGAAATGCAGCTTGGGTCTCTTCTGGACGCTTCCAATAGCCTTTCATGACTTGAGGCCCCTTAATGACAAGCTCACCAATTTCCTTCGGTTTCGCAACTTCCCCTGTTTCTGCCGATAGCACTGCCACATCTGTATCTGGCCATGGCAAACCAATAGATCCTTGTTTTCGTTCTCCCCACAGCAAGTTAGACACTGCCACAGGGGATGTTTCCGTTAAACCGTAACCTTCCACCAACCGTCCATTTGTCACTTCTTCAAACGTCGTCTGCACTTCTAAAGGTAACGGGGCAGATCCACTTATACATGCTTTAATTGAAGAAAGATTGAATGTTTTAATATCAGGATGATTTAACAGTCCAATATACATTGTTGGAGCACCAGGATAGAGGGTCGCCTTGTGCTTTTCAATCGCTTTTAAAATCCCCTTAGCATCAAATTTTGGAATGATGATCATTTTAAAAGCCATTCTAATACTTAAATTCATGACAGTTGTCATACCATACACATGGAAAAAAGGTAAGGCCGCAAGAACGACCTCCTCTCCAGGTACTAATTTATACATCCATTCTTCGCATTGCTGAGTGTTTACAGTTAAGTTGTAATGTGTGAGCATAACCCCTTTAGCAGGCCCTGTAGTCCCGCCCGTATATTGTAGCAGTGCCAAATCTTCTATCGGATCGATATCGATAGGAATTTCTCGTACTTCGCCCCGTTTGAGTAAGTGAGCAAACGAATGCAAGTGATCGTTATACACCACTTCCACTTTTAATCCCGTATTTCTCTTTTGAATAAAAGGATAAATCATATTTTTAGGAAAAGGTAGAAAATCTTTAATGGCTGTGACAATGATATGCTCCAAATTTGTTTTATCTTGAATCTTGGCGACACGAGGGTAAACAAGGTCGAGACAAATCATTACTTTTGCCCCTGCATCATTCATCTGATGCTCTATCTCTCTCTCTACATATAACGGGTTTGTTTCTACGACAATAGCTCCTGCAAATAGTGCTCCATAATAAGAAATAACTGCCTGCGGACTGTTTGCTAACATAATAGCCACTCGATCCCCTTTTCTTACACCAAGTGCCCTTAATTGATCCGCTAGTTTCAATGCATTGTCACAAACTTCCTTGTACGTCATTTCCTTACCCATAAAGTGAAAAGCAGCTTTATCAGGAAAATTCACCGCAGCCCGCTTCAAATAGCTTTGTAATGTGGCAATTTCATAATTTATCGACGCGGGAATGTTTTCCGGATAATGTCTCAACCATGGCTTTTCCGTTATTGTTTCCATCGCACAACCTCCCTTGGTCTTTATCCTCTCCTTCAGTCAATGATTGTCGATGAAAAAAGCACAAACGGTCTCCAACTAATTATCTGTCACCGCTGTTCTCATCTAAGGCATTCTTCTCTCTTACATCCATTGTAATGAAAACGCATTCAAATTAAAACATATTTGTTAAAACTTTATGAACTTTTAATCGCTAATATGATAATCTAAACTATCTATCACCTGTCTTCCCCTCACTATGGTTTTATTTCCATGTAAGTTTGGTGAGCAATAAATGAGCGAAACAAGGCATAAAACGAACCTTTAATCCTCTTCTCACACTGATTGGTCGTTGAGTGAATTAGGACATGGGTCCGATAGCCGTGAAACATGATTATTCTCAGAACTGACGTTAGAAATCGTCTATTATGCTAGGCAAACAAAAGAAGCGGCTCTTTAAAGAGAACGCTCCTGTTCTTTTATTTAGAAGAAAATTAAGAATATAACCCCTGCAACCATAAACCCCGCACATAGTCCTATGAGGACCTTCCAAAGTGTTTCCATACTTTTGCTCCTTTTTCATGCCCTTACTTAATAGTTGCTCCAATGATAAAAGATAACGAGACCGATAAGACAAACGATATGAGACCAACTGCTTTATTATTATTCTTTAACTCATCGTCTACTTTGAATCCAGGTGTGAGAAATTCAAAAATAAAATAAACGAATAATAAAAGAATAAATCCATAGGCACCCCAACCGAGCATTTCCAAAACAGTATCATTCGCTATGATCGAGTGTTGAAAAACGTTTGCAACACCGAACGTTTTTCCTGCGGTAGCCAAAGCCACCGCAAGATTTCCTTTTTTGACTTCGCCCCAAGTACTGTAAGTCGTTACCCACTCAAAAATCGAGAGGGCGATGATAATACTAATAACCACAATGCTATATACACCAGCAGTATAAACGTATTCATGTGTAAAAAAGGATTTCATCTCTTCATCCTCCCCATTATTTGAGTGACACGACGGTCACGCCGGATCCGCCTTCTCCCTGTGTCCCTAATCGTGTATCTTCTACATTCCGATGACTTTTCAATAGTTCTTGAACACCCTTCCTTAAAGCCCCTGTTCCTTTACCATGAATAATGGATACTTGATGGTAACCTGCTAAGACAGCATCATCAAGATATTTTTCTACTTCCAGCATGGCATTTTCATACCGTTCTCCCCGCAAGTCTAGTTCTGTTTTCACATGTGCTTCTCTACCTCGAATCGTTGCTAGTGGTTTAGTTTCCACAGCTTTTGGACGGTTAATATAAAGAAGATCTTCTTTTCTCACTTTCATTTTCATCATACCAAGTTGCACGTAATATTCTTTATCATTTACTTTATCAACGATATGACCTTTTTGGTCGAAGCTTACTACTTTCACTTCATCACCTGGAATTAACTTATCTACATCAGGATTATGTTTTATAGGTACAGGCTTTTTCTTTTGTGTAGTTAAAGACGGTTCTGCCATTTCTAATCGTTTTTTAGCATTTATTAACTCATGATCTTTGACAGCAGGATTATGTTTCTGAATTTCCCTTAATTCCTCAATAATCTGTTCCGCTTCTTCTTTTGCTTTCTTTATAGAATCAGCTGCTTTGTCTTCAGCAGTTTGAAGCACTTTCTGCTTTTCTTCTTCAAATTTTTCCATCTCCTGAGCAAGCTCATGATGAATTTGTTCTGCTTCTTTTCTTAGTCGCTCTGCCTCTTCCATCTCTTTCTCAGCCAATTTCCGACTATCCTCAAGTGATGAAATCATGTTTTCTACTTTATTAGAGTCTGTTGTAATGTGACTTTTAGCTCCTTCAATGATATGGTCACTCAAACCTAATCGTCTGCTAATGGCAAAAGCATTACTCCTACCAGGAACACCGATGAGAAGGCGATACGTCGGTCTTAATGTATCCACATCAAACTCGACACTCGCATTCTTAACTCCTTCTCGATTATAAGCGTAACCTTTTAATTCACTGTAATGGGTCGTAGCTATAACTTTGGCTCCTACACTGTATACGCGATCTAATATTGAAATAGCGAGTGCAGCTCCTTCTGTAGGGTCCGTCCCCGCACCAAGCTCATCGAAAAGAACGAGTGATTGGAAATCCACTTCTTCCATAATGTTAACGATGTTAGTCATATGCGAGGAAAACGTACTTAAGCTCTGTTCAATTGACTGTTCGTCCCCAATATCCGCAAAGATCTTCTGAAAAATAGCGGCTTCTGATCCTTCTTCACAGGGAATATGAAGGCCTGACTGAACCATTAATGTTAAAAGACCGACCGTTTTTAGTGTGACGGTTTTTCCGCCTGTATTAGGACCAGTAATAACGAGTGAGGAAAATTCCCCACCAAGTTCTATATCAATCGGAACGATTTCATCTTCGGGAATAAGCGGGTGCCGAGCTTTGTCCATTTTAATAAAGCCTTCAGTATTTAATTTTGGCTCAATCGCTTTAATTGAATGGCTATATAACGCTTTGGCAAACATAAAGTCCACTTCCGTCATCACACTAACATTCATTGTTAAAGTGTCAACTTCTACACTTACTTGCCCCGATAAAACGTGCAGAATCCGCTGTATTTCTTGATTTTCCTTCATTCTACTTTCTCGTAGCTGGTTGTTCATTTGCACCACAGATTCTGGTTCCACAAACAGTGTAGCGCCTGAGGCTGACTGGTCATGTACCATTCCACCAAAATGACCTCTGTATTCAGCTTTAACTGGAATAACGTAACGATCATTTCTTATCGTAATAATAGCGTCAGAAAGCATTTTTCGTCCACTAGAAGAGCGTGTGATGCTTTCAAGTTTAGATCTTATGCCTGATTCATAGGAGCGAATCTGTTGACGTATTGACCTTAAAGCAGGACTAGCAGAATCGAGTACACCGCCATTTTCATCAATCGCCTGATTAATGTCCCTTTCAAGCTCTGCTAATAGCACAATATCCTTTACGAGCTCAGGCAAAATCTTAATATCAACGCCTTCTTCTACAAGTGTTTCCACAAAACGTTTAAAGCGACGGCTACTGTATATGGTCGAAGATATATCAAGTAATTCATGTTCGCTTAGTAATCCACCGATATTCGCTCTTTTCAACGATTCACGAATATCTCTCAGCCCACCTAAAGGCACTTGTCCTTTTAATCGAATCACTTTTGCACCTTCTTGGGTACGAGCTTGTGCCTCTTTGATTGCGGTAAAATCAAATGAAGGAAGCAACTCTTTGACACGTTGTTTACCTAAAGAAGAACTTGCAAACTCGAGGAGCTGCTTTTTCATTTTATCGTATTCTAAAATGCGACTAACCTTGTTGATCACAAGGGTCACCTCCAGTTATTCCTGTCTTTTTTCTCTTATGAACTTACTAAACCTTTCAGCACTCCACGTATTAACGACCGTTTCGTCTGTTAGCCATCCACGACGAGCTGTCTTCACCCCAATTGACATATGATCAAGCATATCAAATCTGTGTGCATCTGTATTAATGCAAATTTTCACACCAGACTCCTGTGCTTTTTTTAACCTATCAGCTGATAGGTCAAGCCTATTTGGGTTTGCATTTAACTCGAGAATCGTTTGTGTCTCAGCCGCCAGTTCGAATAAGCGGTTCATATTTACAGGGTAGCCGTCTCTTCGTCCAATTAATCTTCCTGTAGGATGAGCAATCATACTAACATATGGATTACGGCAGGCCGCTTCTAAACGTTTCATAATCATTTCTTCGTCCTGACTAAATGCCGAATGGATAGAAGCAATAACAAAATCGATCTCTTTCAGTACATCATCCCTATAATCTAATGTCCCATCAGGTAAAATATCCATTTCAATCCCGGTGAAAACAGTAAATGAATCCTGTTTGTCATTAATGGCACGCACCTCGGCATGTTGGCGCTTTAACCTTTCGACTGTGAGACCGTTCGCTACTTTTAGATACTGAGAATGGTCTGTGATCGCCATGTACTCATATCCCTTTTTCTGGCATGCTGCTACCATCTCTTCAATGGATTGAGCCCCGTCACTCCACGTCGTATGCATGTGAAGATCCCCTTTGATGGCGTCTTCGTTGATCAGTTTATCAGCTTGGACGGCTTTTTCTAATTCTCCCATTCCCTCACGAATTTCAGGGGGAATAAAAGGTAAATTAAAATGGTTAAAAAACGCTGTTTCAGTAGTGAAATGGTGCACCTTGTCAGTTCCCTCTTCCTCTACACCATACTCACTTATTTTTTCCCCTCGTTCTTTTGCTCGTTGACGCATTAATACGTTATGATCCTTTGAACCAGTGAAATGATGGAGTGTTGTAGCAAACGACTCATCTTTAACCATTCTAAAATCAACTGGGACAATGATTTCCCCATAAGTAAGTTCCACACTGACTTTCGTTTCGCCATGACCGATTATTTCAGTCACATGGGGCATAGCAACTAATTCTTCACCTACATTGAGCGGATCGTCTGTGGAAATAATGAAATCAAGATCTTTAACTGTTTCTCTTCCCCTTCTAAAGCTTCCGGCTAATTCAAAACGCTCGACTGCTTCAATACTAGCAAGACGCTTTTTTAAGTCCTCCGCTGCAGGAAGTACTTGTGCAATTGTGAGACGTTCTGGACGTTTACCTAAGTCAGCAAGTGCTGCAAGTATTTTTTCTTCTGATTTAACTCCGAATCCAGCCAAATCTCTCACTTGCTTTTCTTCACATACTTTCTTTAAAGATTCAGCATCTATAACACCTAATTGTTGATAAAGCTTGCCTATTTTTTTCCCACCAAGACCTTGTAGCTTCAACAACGGCAGTAAGCCATCAGGAAGTTCCTCTGCTAATTCGGTTAATAACGCTGTTTCACCCGTTTCTTTTAAATCTTTAATGATAGCGGCTGTCCCTTTTCCAATTCCATTTAAAGTTGATGGGTCTTCAATCTCATCAAGCGTACGTTCATCACGCTCTAACGCTTGGGCTGCTTTTCGATATGCAGAGACTCGAAAAGCATTCTCCCCTTTTATCTCTAAGTAGACGGCAATTTGCTCTAATGCATTCAGCACGTCTTTTTTATTCATCAACGACATTCCTTTCACCTCTTAACATAGTCACAGTTCAGTTTACTTCTTCATCATAGCCAATCCGTGCGACTATTCGCAAGTAGAATAGATCACTTGGAGAAATCTCATATTTTAAAACAGCAATAAAGCTTTCCATCGATGACGGAAAGCTAATCGTGACTACCCTGTATCCACAATTCTTTTAGTTGGTTAGAAATGATTGGCGTATAATCTAAGATCATTTGAGCAAATGATGAGTTTTGTAGCATCGCCTGTATCATATCGATTTGTATAAGGGCTGCTAAATGAAGGAGAATCACAATAATAATTAAGCCTTCTAAAAAGCCAAGCAAACCGCCGAGCCAACCGTTTAACATATTTAGAATTGGCAGGTGGGCGATAAAATCAAACAAAGAGGCTACGATCTGCATTATAATTTTTGCTATGATAAACAAGATAACAAATGCAATACCGTTGTAATAGACCATCTCAACATTGAAGGCTTCAACAAGAAGCGTCAGCCCTGAATTGTCTGATAATTGTGGGAAAGGAACCCACAGCCTAATATAATGAGCCACTTCTTCGTAATATAAATAAGCAACTACAAAAGAAATAATTAGCCCGCCAATATGTAAAATTTGCAAAATTAGCCCGCGACGGAATCCAATAAAAAAACTAATAATTAAAGCAAGAAACAGTATGACACTAAGCATCGTCTTTAGTCCTCGTCTTTCTTTTCATCTTCCATTTTTTTTAATATGGATAAATAATCGTTACCGATATTTACTGCTGTTAATACAGCTAATTTAGTAGAATCTAAATATGGATTGTGGTGTTTAAGCTCTTTCATTTTTGTATCAATGAGGGCTGCTACCTCCTGGATATGTTCAGAGCTTTCATCACCGACGATGGTGTAAGGCTGATTATAAATTGTCACATTGGTTCGATTTTTCTCACGTTCTTCTCCCACCAATTAAGCCCCCGTTCGTCATAGAAATCCTATCATATATCATAACACGTCAGTCAAAGGTTGAAAATATAAATTAAATCTGCTTAAGTAATGAAATAAAGCTGTAAATTGTCTATACTTAAGAAAACTTCCTGATTTGCTCGCGTATGAGTCATTTCAAAGCACGTTTTACAATAACCTCAATGTCGAAACATTGTCACTTTATTTAAATGAAAGGCGGACATTTCATGAGTTATGAAGTCATTAACGTTTCAAGAAAAAAATTGGAAGAAATGAAAGCTCACTATCGTTCATCTTTGAAAGCAACAGCCCCTCAAGGAGCTATTTTTAGTGCTAAAACAGTCGGTTGTCATGTGACCGCCTATCAGTCTGGAAAGGTTCTATTTCAAGGTAAAGAGGCTTCTAAAGAAGCTGTCCAATGGCAAAATGAGTTATCAGCACATAACCAATCACTAGCAACATCTACTACTCAAAAAAAACACGTGGATAACCATAGCTATTATCCCCCTAATAATCTAGAAGAACTCACGATCCTCGGTAGTGATGAGACAGGAACTGGTGATTATTTTGGACCTATGACCGTTGCTTGTGCCCATTTAACAGCTGAACAAATAAAGATAATTGACAGTTGGGGGGTACGCGACTCAAAGACAATCAAAGACGCTGATATCCGATATTTAGCTCCAAAACTATTGAAAGAATGCACCTATAGTTTACTTGTTTTAAAAAATGATAAGTACAATGAGATGCAGGCAAAAGGAATGAATCAAGGCGAAATGAAAGCACTCTTACACCATCGAGCGATCACGAATGTGATGGCCGCCTGTAACGAAAAAGATCTCAATTTTGACGGTGTGCTCATAGATCAATTCGTCACACCAAGTGGTTATTTTAAATACCTCTCAGAAAACGGGACAACATGGACAGCGAAAACACCCATTTACTTTGCAACGAAAGCTGAAAGTAAACATCCAGCAGTAGCTACTGCCTCCATTCTCGCACGCTATGCTTTCTTAAAAGAAATGGACACATTATCTAAAAAATTCGGTGTTACGATTCCAAAAGGGGCTGGCCCCCATGTAGACCTTGCCGCTAAAGAGATTGTCCAACAGTTCGGTAAAGAGACACTTTACTCTATAACAAAATGGCATTTTTCCAACACCCAACGCGCTTTAGCTCGTTAAGAACGCTCTTTTAAAAATAAACTAATATCATGATACCTTTCGCACTATGTACGTGATTTTTGACCATATAAAGTCACATAATATTATAAGGTAAGACAAAAAAAGGAAAGACCTCAGACTACCGTCACTCTGGAGAGTGGCTTCATCTGAGGTCTGTTTTGATTAATACACTCTAGGAACGGAGTATCGCACCCGTTTTTTCTTCTAAAGCTTGCAATACTTTGGTATGGACAGCTGTTACTTCATCATCTGTTAATGTTTTTTCAGGATCTTGATACTTTAAGGAAAAAGCCAATGATTTCTTTCCTTCTTCCAGGTGTTCACCTTGATAAACATCAAATACTTCTGCACGACGTAGTAAGCGACCACCAAATGCCATGATAACACTTTTTAGTTTTTCAGCTTGAACAGCTTCATCCACTACTAAGGCAATGTCTCTCTGAATTGCTGGATATCGCGGAATCGCTTCGTAACGAACCACATTCTCTGGTAAACTTAACAGGTATTGCAGGTTCAACTCAAACACGTAGGTTGCTGGTAACGACCACGCTTTCGCAACAGCTGGGTGGAGCTGACCGAGACTTCCAACTTCTTTATCATTGATTAAAAGTGTCGCGGTTCGACCAGGGTGCAAACCAGCTTTCTCAGCTTGCACGAATCGCACTTCTCCTGACACATGTAGCTCTTCTAATAACCCTTCGACAACACCTTTAATGACATAGAAATCCACTGGTTTCTTTTCGCCTTGCCAGCTATGTTCGTGCCACAGCCCCATAAAAGCCCCAGATAAAAATGTCTTCTCTTCTGGTTGAGTTGTGACTGTTTTTTCTTTTGTATGAAAAACAGATCCTATTTCATATAAATGCACGTCATAGACATTACGATTCTTATTATGGCTTAACGCATCTAGGAGATGAGGAAGAAGTGTCGTTCTCAGTGTACTTCTTTCTTCGCTCATCGGGAGAGCTACATTGACGCGTAAGCCTTCTGACTCTTTAAAATACGCTTCTTTTTCTGCTGTTGTTAATGAATAGCTCACCGCTTCATGAATACCTGCGCCTTCAAGGAAACGGCGCGCTCTTCTCTTCTGTCGTTGCTCCGTTGTAAGGCCACCCGGTGTGGCAGTTGTATTTGGCAACGTCACGGGAATATTATCATAGCCGTATAGACGAGCCACCTCTTCAATAATATCCGGTTTAATCGTGATATCTTGCCGTCTTGTCGGAACGTTAATAGCGAATGTTCCGCCTTCATAGTTATGGTTAAATTTCAATTGTGACAAAATAGTTGTGACATCGGCTTCTGTAAGTGATGTCCCTAAGACGCCATTGATTTTAGCGAGTGTGATGTCAACACGTCTTTCTTCTCGTGATAATTCATCAAATGCAACAGTTTCAGATAAGACTTCTCCTCCTGCCAACTGTTGAATGAGTGAAGCCGCTCTCTTTCCCGCTTCTGCAACCCGATTCGGATCAACGCCTTTCTCAAAGCGGATACTTGAATCACTTCGTAATCCAAGATCCTTTGAGGCTTTTCTCACCGTACTAGGGCTAAAATAGGCGGATTCTAACAAAATATTTACTGTCTCATCATTCACTTCTGATGTGGCTCCGCCCATTACTCCAGCGATAGCAACTGGAGATTTACCATTTGTAATGACAAGGTGTTCCCCTGTTAAAGTCCGTTCAGTTTCATCAAGGGTAACAATATGCTCACCTTCTGTTGCTCGTCGAACAACTACTTTTTCAGATCCAAAACGATCTAGATCAAAAGCGTGTAGCGGTTGACCATATTCTAGAAGGACATAGTTTGTCACGTCAACAACATTATTCAGAGGACGCACACCTGCATTCATTAAAGCTGTTTGTAGCCAGAGAGGTGATTCACTAATTTTTACTCCTGTGAGCACGGTTGCTCCATAGTAAGGGTTGTCACCATTTGCCTCAACATGAACAGCGATCCTATCAGACGCTTTTTCTTTAGCTGGAACAAGGGCAGGTTCAGGAACTTTCACGTCTCGCCCAAGGATCGCAGCTACCTCATAAGCAACTCCGAGCATACTCAAACAATCAGAACGATTTGGTGTAAGATCAAGTTCAAGCAGAGTATCATCAAGTCCAAGTGGTGGAAGAGCATCCTCGCCAGGAATCATTTCCTGGGGAAAGTTAAAAATACCCTCACTATATTTTTTAGGAACGACTTTCCCTTGGATTCCTAGCTCTTGTAAGGAACAAATCATACCTTCTGAAACTTCACCGCGCAATTTAGCCCGTTTAATTTTCATACCACCAGGAAGGCGAGCTCCTACTCGAGCTACTGCAACAAATTGTCCTTCCCCCACATTTTTAGCACCACAGACAATTTGAACAGGTTGTTCTTCTCCTACATCCACTTGACAGAGATTGAGTTTATCCGCTTCTGGATGTTTAACACACGTAAGTACTTTCCCAACTACAAGGTTGGTAATCTCCTCATTTAATGATTGAACAGCATCAACTTCAACACCGCTTCTCGTTAATTTTTCCGCGATGTCTGCTGGTGACAAATCATCAATTTCAACATAGTCTTTCAGCCATTTATATGATACTAACACAGCATTTCCTCCTTTAATAATGCGTCTCCTAATTATACTCGCGAGAACTGTGATAAAAAGCGGGTATCGTTCGTATAAAAATGGCGTATATCATCAACACCATATTTCAACATGGCAAAGCGCTCTACACCCATGCCAAACGCAAAGCCGGAATACTTCTCAGGATCAAACCCACCCATTCGCAAGACATTAGGATGCACCATTCCTGAACCAAGTACTTCTATCCACCCAGTATGTTTACATGTTCGACAGCCTTTTCCTCCACACATCGCACATGAAATATCTAACTCGGCTGATGGTTCAGTGAATGGAAAAAAGCTAGGTCGTAAACGGATATTTCTATCTTCACCGAAATATTCTTTCACGAATGTAGCAAAAATTCCTTTTAAGTCACTCATCTGAATACCTTCGTCAACGACAAGTCCTTCTATTTGCATAAATTGATGAGAATGCGTCGCATCATCCTCGTCACGGCGATAAACTTTTCCGGGGCAAATTATTTTAACTGGTCCTTTCCCTTCATGCTTTTCCATTGTTCTCGTTTGAACAGGCGACGTTTGCGTTCGAAGTAACAAATCACTCGTTATAAAGAAGGTATCTTGCATATCACGGGCCGGGTGATGTTTTGGCAAGTTTAATGATTCAAAGTTATAATAATCCGTTTCTACTTCTGGTCCTTCAGCAACGCTAAAGCCCATCCCCATAAAAACATCTTCAATAGTTTCGATAACTGATGTTAATGGATGACGGCCTCCTTTCGCTATTTGGCGACCAGGTAATGTTACATCAATGCTTTCTTTTTTCAGCTTTTCTAATAAAGCTGCCTCTTCAAATGCTTTTTCTTTTTCTTCAATATAATGTTGAACTGATTGTCTTACTTCATTAGCTTTTTGTCCTACTTTCGGCCGTTCTTCAGCTGAAAGCTTCCCCATTTCCTTCATAACCTCGGTGATGGGCCCTTTTT
The genomic region above belongs to Bacillus sp. A301a_S52 and contains:
- a CDS encoding AMP-binding protein, whose amino-acid sequence is MGTVSEKPWLSQYPDVIPKQIHYDDKPLQDYLKEGAEEEPDKILLYFMGKEMTFNEVYEASLRFANSLHSLGVTKGDRVALMLANTPQSVISYYGTLLAGGVVVQTNPIYVERELEHQLIDSGAKVIVCLDLVYERVINVKSNTAIEHIIVTKMNDYLPFPKNMIYPLKRNKMTKRKPNIHYTAYTHSFKNLLKQANNELIPVNIEPKKDLALLQYTGGTTGVAKGVMLTHNNLVANTTQCIKWMYKLDYRNEVVLCVLPFFHVYGMTVGMNYSVMARSKMVILPRFDAEQTLKTIQSQKITIFPGAPTMYIGLINHPDVKKYHLSSVKVCTSGSAPLPLDVQDKFEQLTGASLSEGFGLTEASPVTHFNLLWEKRPPGSIGVPWPDTDVAILSSETGELASTGEVGELIIRGPQVMKGYWNRPEETDAVFQNGWLLTGDMGYMDEEGFFYIVDRKKDMIIAGGFNIYPREIEEVLYDHPAIQEAVAIGVPDPYRGETVKAFIVKKEDEDLTEQELITFCKQRLATYKVPRLVEFRDDLPKTLVGKILRRALTEEEKERHEKQMS
- a CDS encoding AMP-binding protein, with protein sequence METITEKPWLRHYPENIPASINYEIATLQSYLKRAAVNFPDKAAFHFMGKEMTYKEVCDNALKLADQLRALGVRKGDRVAIMLANSPQAVISYYGALFAGAIVVETNPLYVEREIEHQMNDAGAKVMICLDLVYPRVAKIQDKTNLEHIIVTAIKDFLPFPKNMIYPFIQKRNTGLKVEVVYNDHLHSFAHLLKRGEVREIPIDIDPIEDLALLQYTGGTTGPAKGVMLTHYNLTVNTQQCEEWMYKLVPGEEVVLAALPFFHVYGMTTVMNLSIRMAFKMIIIPKFDAKGILKAIEKHKATLYPGAPTMYIGLLNHPDIKTFNLSSIKACISGSAPLPLEVQTTFEEVTNGRLVEGYGLTETSPVAVSNLLWGERKQGSIGLPWPDTDVAVLSAETGEVAKPKEIGELVIKGPQVMKGYWKRPEETQAAFRGEWFLTGDMGYMDEDGFFYIVDRKKDLIIAGGFNIYPREIEEVLYEHDSIQEVCAIGIPDPYRGETVKAFVVTKEGENVTEEALDHFARQHLASYKVPQYYEFREELPKTMVGKILRRVLVEEEKKKAENHSN
- a CDS encoding DUF350 domain-containing protein — encoded protein: MKSFFTHEYVYTAGVYSIVVISIIIALSIFEWVTTYSTWGEVKKGNLAVALATAGKTFGVANVFQHSIIANDTVLEMLGWGAYGFILLLFVYFIFEFLTPGFKVDDELKNNNKAVGLISFVLSVSLSFIIGATIK
- a CDS encoding endonuclease MutS2, which gives rise to MNKVSRILEYDKMKKQLLEFASSSLGKQRVKELLPSFDFTAIKEAQARTQEGAKVIRLKGQVPLGGLRDIRESLKRANIGGLLSEHELLDISSTIYSSRRFKRFVETLVEEGVDIKILPELVKDIVLLAELERDINQAIDENGGVLDSASPALRSIRQQIRSYESGIRSKLESITRSSSGRKMLSDAIITIRNDRYVIPVKAEYRGHFGGMVHDQSASGATLFVEPESVVQMNNQLRESRMKENQEIQRILHVLSGQVSVEVDTLTMNVSVMTEVDFMFAKALYSHSIKAIEPKLNTEGFIKMDKARHPLIPEDEIVPIDIELGGEFSSLVITGPNTGGKTVTLKTVGLLTLMVQSGLHIPCEEGSEAAIFQKIFADIGDEQSIEQSLSTFSSHMTNIVNIMEEVDFQSLVLFDELGAGTDPTEGAALAISILDRVYSVGAKVIATTHYSELKGYAYNREGVKNASVEFDVDTLRPTYRLLIGVPGRSNAFAISRRLGLSDHIIEGAKSHITTDSNKVENMISSLEDSRKLAEKEMEEAERLRKEAEQIHHELAQEMEKFEEEKQKVLQTAEDKAADSIKKAKEEAEQIIEELREIQKHNPAVKDHELINAKKRLEMAEPSLTTQKKKPVPIKHNPDVDKLIPGDEVKVVSFDQKGHIVDKVNDKEYYVQLGMMKMKVRKEDLLYINRPKAVETKPLATIRGREAHVKTELDLRGERYENAMLEVEKYLDDAVLAGYHQVSIIHGKGTGALRKGVQELLKSHRNVEDTRLGTQGEGGSGVTVVSLK